One Thermus sp. CCB_US3_UF1 DNA window includes the following coding sequences:
- the gatB gene encoding Asp-tRNA(Asn)/Glu-tRNA(Gln) amidotransferase subunit GatB — protein sequence MYEAVIGLEVHLHLKTRTKAFCGCEAEYFGQAPNTHTCPVCLGLPGSLPVPNRKAVEFGLKLALALGSRVPERLLFHRKNYFYPDLPKNYQISQYDLPLGQGGSLPLGGRAVRIKRLHLEEDAGKSLHLEGRTLLDLNRAGSPLIELVTEPDLHTPEEARLFLQRIQALVQTLGISEASPEEGKLRADVNVSLRRPGEGLGTKVEIKNLNSFKSVQRALEYEIRRQTEILRRGERVKQATLGFEEGSGKTYPMRTKEEEADYRYFPEPDLPPVPLPRAWLQEIRASLPELPWEKEARYQGLGIKPQDAEVLAYTPALARFLDQALALGEASPQALANWLLADVAGLLRERGLALEETRLTPKALARLVALFERGEVTSRVAKTLLPELLEGQDPEALVRERGLRVVADEGALRRVVAEVLAAMPEAAESVRQGKLKALEALLGQVMRRTRGQAKPEVVRRLLLEALGVG from the coding sequence ATGTACGAAGCCGTCATCGGCCTCGAGGTCCACCTCCACCTCAAGACCCGGACCAAGGCCTTTTGCGGCTGCGAGGCGGAGTACTTTGGCCAGGCGCCCAACACCCACACCTGCCCGGTCTGCCTGGGCCTCCCGGGAAGCCTGCCCGTACCCAACCGCAAGGCGGTGGAGTTCGGCCTGAAGCTGGCCCTAGCCCTGGGAAGCCGGGTTCCGGAAAGGCTCCTCTTCCACCGCAAAAACTACTTCTACCCCGACCTGCCCAAGAACTACCAGATCAGCCAGTACGACCTGCCCCTGGGCCAGGGGGGGAGCCTGCCCTTGGGGGGACGGGCGGTGCGCATCAAGCGCCTGCACCTGGAGGAGGATGCGGGCAAAAGCCTCCACCTGGAGGGGCGGACCCTCTTGGACCTCAACCGGGCCGGTAGCCCCCTCATCGAGCTGGTCACCGAGCCGGACCTCCATACCCCCGAGGAGGCCCGGCTTTTCCTGCAACGCATCCAGGCCCTGGTCCAGACCCTGGGCATCTCCGAGGCCAGCCCCGAGGAGGGGAAGCTAAGGGCCGACGTCAACGTGTCCCTGCGCCGCCCCGGGGAGGGCTTGGGCACCAAGGTGGAGATCAAGAACCTCAACTCCTTCAAGAGCGTCCAGCGGGCCCTGGAGTACGAGATCCGCCGCCAGACCGAGATCCTGCGGCGGGGGGAAAGGGTCAAGCAGGCCACCTTGGGCTTTGAGGAGGGGAGCGGCAAGACCTACCCCATGCGCACCAAGGAGGAGGAGGCCGATTACCGCTACTTCCCCGAGCCCGACCTCCCCCCAGTACCCCTCCCCCGGGCCTGGCTGCAGGAGATACGGGCCAGCCTGCCCGAACTCCCGTGGGAAAAGGAGGCCCGCTACCAGGGCCTCGGCATCAAGCCCCAGGACGCCGAGGTGCTGGCCTACACCCCGGCCCTGGCCCGCTTCCTGGACCAGGCCCTGGCCCTAGGGGAAGCCTCCCCCCAGGCCCTGGCCAACTGGCTCCTGGCCGACGTGGCCGGGCTTCTCCGCGAGCGGGGGCTTGCCCTGGAGGAAACCCGCCTTACGCCCAAGGCCCTGGCCCGGCTGGTGGCCCTCTTTGAGCGGGGGGAGGTCACCAGCCGCGTGGCCAAAACCCTCCTGCCCGAACTCCTGGAAGGCCAAGACCCCGAGGCCCTGGTGCGGGAGCGAGGCCTAAGGGTGGTGGCCGACGAAGGGGCCCTGCGCCGCGTGGTGGCCGAGGTCCTGGCCGCCATGCCCGAGGCGGCAGAGAGCGTCCGCCAGGGGAAGCTCAAGGCCCTGGAGGCCCTCCTTGGCCAGGTGATGCGGCGGACCCGGGGCCAGGCCAAGCCCGAGGTGGTGCGCCGCCTCCTCCTGGAGGCCCTTGGGGTAGGATAG
- a CDS encoding HAD family hydrolase gives MRLWLLDLDDTLLQDHGVSQGVLEALGQEVGVKGFFPAVKARAEALFRQAPFYPWAERIGHSALEALWARYTTPGLEALAAWAWPFRERVFREALGLLGGPVERARELAEAFFHERRRYPLFPEVPGFLEALRAKGAGLLLLTNGVPDLQREKLFGAGLGEAFSLTLISGEVGLGKPDPRLFRMALCAFGVAPEEAVMVGDNPERDVQGALLAGLKAVWVDRGHRPRDPRYPAHLEVQDLRQALALLEG, from the coding sequence ATGAGGCTCTGGCTTCTGGACCTGGACGATACCCTTCTCCAGGACCACGGGGTGAGCCAAGGGGTACTGGAGGCCTTGGGGCAGGAGGTGGGGGTAAAGGGGTTTTTCCCCGCGGTGAAGGCCCGGGCCGAGGCCCTCTTCCGCCAAGCCCCCTTCTACCCCTGGGCGGAGCGCATCGGCCACTCGGCCCTGGAGGCCCTTTGGGCCCGCTACACCACCCCGGGCCTCGAGGCCCTGGCCGCCTGGGCCTGGCCCTTTCGCGAGCGGGTCTTCCGCGAGGCCCTTGGGCTCCTGGGCGGGCCGGTGGAGCGGGCGCGGGAGTTGGCCGAGGCCTTCTTCCACGAAAGGCGCCGCTACCCCCTTTTTCCCGAGGTGCCGGGCTTCCTCGAGGCCCTACGGGCCAAGGGGGCAGGCCTGCTCCTCCTCACCAACGGGGTGCCGGACCTACAGCGGGAGAAGCTCTTTGGGGCGGGCCTGGGGGAAGCTTTTTCCCTCACCCTGATCTCCGGGGAGGTGGGCCTGGGCAAGCCCGACCCTAGGCTCTTCCGCATGGCCCTTTGCGCCTTCGGGGTGGCCCCGGAGGAGGCGGTGATGGTGGGGGACAATCCCGAGCGGGACGTGCAGGGGGCCCTGCTCGCAGGCCTTAAGGCGGTGTGGGTGGACCGGGGCCACCGGCCCCGGGACCCCCGCTACCCCGCCCACCTCGAGGTCCAGGACCTCCGCCAGGCCCTGGCCCTGCTGGAGGGGTAG
- the purM gene encoding phosphoribosylformylglycinamidine cyclo-ligase, which yields MRYEEAGVNIEAKAEALKRAKEAIAATYTPSVLRGLGAFGGLFDAMVLKGMAHPVLVATTDGVGTKTLLALEAGEVSGLGFDLVHHSVNDLLAQGATPLFFLDYLAASRLEEGVLSALLTSLAEACKALSIPLLGGETAEMPGVYREGAWDIAGTLVGVVEKGEILGPERVREGDVLLALPSSGPHTNGYSLIRKVVAGQDLEAFIPELGESLKAALLRPHRAYLAEFLRLKEAGVEIHAIAHITGGGLPENLPRALPPGLGAEVYRGSWPVPPVFPYLQGLGNIPEEEMYRVFNMGLGLLLILPEGEAQRALTLVEGFLVGKVVRGAGVVLL from the coding sequence ATGCGCTACGAGGAGGCCGGGGTCAACATCGAGGCCAAGGCCGAGGCCCTGAAGCGGGCCAAGGAGGCCATCGCCGCCACCTATACCCCCTCGGTCCTTAGGGGCCTGGGGGCCTTTGGGGGGCTTTTCGACGCCATGGTCTTGAAGGGAATGGCCCATCCCGTGCTGGTGGCCACCACGGACGGGGTGGGGACCAAAACCCTCTTGGCCCTCGAGGCGGGAGAGGTTTCCGGCCTGGGGTTTGACCTGGTCCACCACTCGGTCAACGACCTCCTGGCCCAGGGGGCTACCCCCCTCTTCTTCCTGGACTACCTGGCGGCAAGCCGCCTGGAGGAGGGGGTGCTCTCCGCCCTCCTCACCTCCTTGGCCGAGGCCTGCAAGGCCCTTTCCATCCCCCTCCTGGGCGGAGAGACCGCGGAGATGCCCGGGGTCTACCGGGAAGGGGCCTGGGACATCGCGGGCACCTTGGTGGGCGTGGTGGAGAAGGGGGAGATCCTGGGGCCGGAACGGGTGCGGGAAGGGGACGTGCTCCTGGCCCTTCCCTCCTCCGGACCCCACACCAACGGCTACTCCCTGATCCGCAAGGTGGTGGCCGGCCAGGACCTGGAGGCCTTCATCCCCGAGCTTGGGGAAAGCCTAAAGGCCGCCCTCCTCCGGCCCCACCGGGCCTACCTGGCGGAGTTTCTCCGCCTGAAGGAGGCCGGGGTGGAGATCCACGCCATCGCCCACATCACCGGGGGTGGGCTTCCGGAAAACCTGCCCCGGGCCCTCCCCCCGGGCCTGGGGGCCGAGGTCTACCGGGGAAGCTGGCCCGTGCCCCCCGTCTTCCCCTACCTGCAGGGCCTGGGGAATATCCCGGAAGAGGAGATGTACCGCGTCTTCAACATGGGCCTGGGCCTCCTCCTCATCCTCCCCGAAGGGGAGGCGCAACGGGCCCTTACCCTGGTGGAGGGGTTCTTGGTGGGGAAGGTGGTCCGAGGCGCGGGCGTGGTTCTGCTATGA
- a CDS encoding histidine phosphatase family protein, giving the protein MKEIWLIRHGETDWNVQRRFQGHLDVPLSPVGIGQAFRLAQRLGKSQLAFQGLFSSDLRRAKETAEPLASLLGLPLSPTPLLREIDVGALAGLSRAEAEARYPEFFQKAQEDPWHTPRPGGESMAQVARRLETFWESLPPGRHLVVTHGGIVRAALKLVLNLEGQAWRRFHIPNTSITRILLPAGEVLTVSDTAHLETWADWLSDESLK; this is encoded by the coding sequence ATGAAGGAAATCTGGCTCATCCGCCACGGTGAGACGGATTGGAACGTACAACGGCGCTTCCAAGGCCACCTGGACGTGCCCCTATCCCCGGTGGGCATCGGCCAGGCCTTCCGCCTGGCCCAGCGCCTGGGCAAAAGCCAACTGGCCTTCCAGGGGCTTTTCTCCTCGGACCTACGCCGGGCCAAGGAAACCGCGGAGCCCCTGGCAAGCCTCTTGGGCCTCCCCCTATCCCCCACCCCCCTCCTGCGGGAGATCGACGTGGGGGCCTTGGCCGGGCTTAGCCGGGCGGAGGCGGAGGCTAGGTACCCGGAGTTTTTCCAGAAGGCACAGGAAGACCCCTGGCACACCCCAAGGCCAGGGGGGGAGAGCATGGCCCAGGTAGCCCGGCGCCTGGAAACCTTTTGGGAAAGCCTCCCCCCGGGGCGCCACCTGGTGGTGACCCACGGGGGGATCGTCCGTGCCGCCCTCAAGCTGGTCTTGAACCTCGAGGGCCAGGCCTGGCGGCGCTTCCACATCCCCAACACCTCCATCACCCGCATCCTCCTGCCGGCAGGGGAGGTGCTGACGGTTTCCGACACCGCCCACCTGGAAACCTGGGCCGACTGGCTTTCCGACGAGAGCCTAAAATAA
- a CDS encoding type IV pilus twitching motility protein PilT: MPKTPDIVDLLTLAVERGASDLVITVGLPPMIKVDGEFHPTEYEPLSPQDTRRLMYALMDEKQQRIFEEEKELDFSFSLPGKGRYRVNVFLQRGSVGGVLRVVPASIKSFEELGLPKAIAEIAMAPRGLVLVTGPTGSGKSTTLASMIDYINERKPVHIVTIEDPIEFFHRHKKAIINQREIGADTHGFHKALRSVLRQAPDVILVGEMRDYETIAAAITAAETGHLVMGTLHTNSAPETIDRIIDVFPEVQQEQVRVQLSNNLVAVLTQQLLPKAFGGGRVLAYELMIATPAVRALIREGKSHQLRSVIQTGGQFGMITMDACLADLYKRKLITYEMGLARAVDPKEFMRLAGVEEGTRR, translated from the coding sequence ATGCCCAAAACCCCCGATATCGTAGACCTTTTGACCCTGGCCGTGGAGCGGGGAGCCAGCGACCTGGTGATCACCGTGGGCCTTCCCCCCATGATCAAGGTGGACGGGGAGTTCCACCCCACGGAGTACGAGCCCCTCTCCCCCCAGGACACCCGCCGCCTCATGTACGCCCTCATGGACGAGAAGCAGCAGCGGATCTTTGAGGAGGAGAAGGAGCTGGACTTCTCCTTCAGCCTCCCGGGCAAGGGCCGCTACCGGGTGAACGTCTTCCTGCAACGGGGGAGCGTGGGCGGGGTCCTGCGGGTGGTGCCGGCGTCCATCAAAAGCTTTGAGGAGCTGGGCCTGCCCAAGGCCATCGCCGAGATCGCCATGGCCCCCCGGGGCCTGGTCCTGGTCACCGGGCCCACGGGAAGTGGCAAGAGCACCACCCTGGCCTCCATGATCGACTACATCAACGAGCGCAAGCCGGTGCACATCGTGACCATCGAGGACCCCATTGAGTTCTTCCACCGGCACAAGAAGGCCATCATCAACCAACGGGAGATCGGGGCCGACACCCACGGGTTCCACAAGGCCTTGCGGAGCGTCTTGCGCCAGGCTCCCGACGTGATCCTGGTGGGGGAGATGCGGGACTACGAGACCATCGCCGCCGCCATCACCGCCGCCGAGACCGGCCACCTGGTCATGGGTACCCTGCACACCAACTCCGCCCCGGAGACGATTGACCGGATCATCGACGTCTTCCCCGAGGTCCAGCAGGAACAGGTCCGGGTCCAGCTCTCCAACAACCTGGTGGCCGTCCTCACCCAGCAGCTCCTGCCCAAGGCCTTTGGAGGCGGGCGGGTCCTGGCCTATGAGCTCATGATCGCCACCCCGGCGGTGCGGGCCCTGATCCGGGAGGGCAAAAGCCACCAGCTCCGAAGCGTAATCCAGACGGGAGGCCAGTTCGGCATGATCACCATGGACGCCTGCCTGGCCGACCTGTACAAGCGCAAGCTCATCACCTACGAGATGGGCCTGGCCCGGGCCGTGGACCCCAAGGAGTTCATGCGCCTGGCGGGGGTGGAGGAGGGCACCCGGCGCTAG
- the amrB gene encoding AmmeMemoRadiSam system protein B: MDLVRPPAVAGYFYPQEGRALEQEVARLLGEAASPPGPRIRGLLLPHAGYRYSGRVAAKGFAALLPWRGRARRAILLGPSHFLAFRGVAFYPYRAWATPLGEVAVDLEGGRRLLRLGPPFREYQEPFLEEHSLEVLLPFLQAVLPHTPILPLLFGEVDPGEAARGLLETLGPEDLVLASSDLSHYHPDPMARTLDAKTLERALALDAQGVAGAEACGRLPWATLTLLARAQGWRAQLLAYATSAEASGDAGRVVGYAAVAYLA, translated from the coding sequence ATGGACCTGGTAAGGCCTCCAGCGGTAGCCGGCTACTTCTACCCCCAGGAGGGCAGGGCCTTGGAGCAGGAGGTGGCAAGGCTCCTCGGCGAAGCCGCCAGCCCCCCCGGGCCCAGGATCCGCGGGCTTCTCCTGCCCCACGCCGGCTACCGCTACTCGGGGCGGGTGGCGGCCAAGGGGTTTGCGGCCCTCCTCCCCTGGCGGGGAAGGGCAAGGCGGGCCATCCTCCTCGGGCCCAGCCACTTCCTGGCCTTTCGGGGCGTGGCCTTCTACCCCTACCGGGCCTGGGCCACGCCCTTAGGGGAGGTGGCCGTGGACCTGGAAGGGGGAAGGCGGCTTCTCCGGCTGGGCCCCCCCTTCCGCGAGTACCAGGAGCCCTTCCTGGAGGAGCACAGCCTCGAGGTCCTCCTCCCCTTCCTGCAGGCGGTCCTCCCCCACACCCCCATCCTCCCCCTCCTGTTCGGGGAGGTGGACCCCGGGGAGGCTGCCCGGGGCCTTTTGGAAACGCTGGGCCCCGAGGACCTGGTGCTGGCTTCCAGCGACCTCTCCCACTACCACCCCGACCCCATGGCCCGCACCCTGGACGCCAAGACCCTGGAAAGGGCCCTGGCCCTGGACGCCCAAGGGGTGGCGGGGGCCGAGGCCTGCGGCCGCCTTCCTTGGGCTACCCTCACCCTCCTGGCCCGAGCCCAGGGCTGGCGGGCCCAGCTTTTGGCCTACGCCACCAGCGCCGAGGCCTCCGGGGATGCGGGGCGGGTGGTGGGGTATGCGGCGGTGGCCTACCTGGCCTAA
- the amrS gene encoding AmmeMemoRadiSam system radical SAM enzyme yields MTLQATLREADLVRPLPKGYVQCRACAHYCALPPEGVGKCGVRRHLGGRLYLVTYGKAAAVHLDPVEKKPLYHFHPGEGILSVGTVGCNLFCAFCQNWRISQLRGFRVDAEGHLDRPIGEDWPPERIVAQAEALGVRLLAYTYNEPAVWIEYVRDTAQLAKERGMQNVLVTSGFETREAWSYIRPYLDAANVDLKGFSERFYREICGARLKPVLETLEHLVAQGVWVEVTTLLLEGYNTQEEEVRAMARFLRGLSPEIPWHLSAAHPDYRMLDLEPTRHATLVRAYEIAKEEGLRFVYLGNVLDEARSSTFCPGCGALLIRRRGYWVEPRWETPGLCPGCGRRIPGVWTW; encoded by the coding sequence ATGACCCTCCAGGCCACCTTGCGGGAAGCGGATCTGGTGCGCCCTTTGCCCAAGGGCTACGTGCAGTGCCGGGCCTGCGCCCACTACTGTGCCCTTCCCCCAGAAGGGGTGGGCAAGTGCGGGGTGCGGCGCCACCTAGGGGGCAGGCTTTACCTGGTGACCTATGGCAAGGCCGCCGCGGTCCACCTGGATCCGGTGGAGAAGAAGCCCCTTTACCATTTCCACCCGGGGGAAGGCATCCTTTCCGTGGGCACCGTGGGGTGCAACCTCTTCTGCGCCTTCTGCCAGAACTGGCGCATCTCCCAGTTGCGCGGGTTCCGGGTGGATGCCGAAGGGCACCTGGACCGGCCCATCGGGGAGGACTGGCCTCCGGAAAGGATCGTGGCCCAGGCAGAGGCCTTGGGGGTGCGGCTTCTGGCCTACACCTACAACGAGCCCGCCGTCTGGATCGAGTACGTCCGGGACACCGCCCAGCTGGCCAAGGAACGGGGCATGCAAAACGTCTTGGTGACCAGTGGGTTTGAGACCCGGGAAGCCTGGAGCTACATCCGCCCTTATCTGGACGCCGCCAACGTGGACCTGAAGGGGTTTAGCGAGAGGTTTTACCGGGAGATCTGCGGGGCCCGGCTGAAGCCCGTTCTGGAAACCCTCGAGCACCTGGTGGCCCAGGGGGTCTGGGTGGAGGTGACCACCCTCCTCCTGGAGGGGTACAACACCCAGGAGGAAGAGGTGCGGGCCATGGCCCGCTTCCTCCGGGGGCTTTCCCCCGAGATCCCTTGGCACCTCTCCGCCGCCCATCCCGATTACCGCATGCTGGACCTAGAGCCCACCCGGCATGCCACCCTGGTACGGGCCTACGAGATCGCCAAGGAGGAGGGCTTGCGCTTCGTCTACCTGGGAAACGTGCTGGACGAGGCCCGAAGCTCCACCTTCTGCCCGGGGTGTGGCGCCCTCCTCATCCGGCGGCGGGGCTATTGGGTGGAGCCCCGTTGGGAAACCCCGGGCCTCTGCCCAGGGTGCGGCAGGAGGATCCCCGGCGTATGGACCTGGTAA
- a CDS encoding LOG family protein: MRLLAVFVSSRLSPADPLYPRLVRYGEVLAEEGFGLACGGYKGGMEALARGVKAKGGVVVGVTAPALFPDRTGPNPHVDLELPAATLPERIGRLLDLGAGYLALPGGVGTLAELTLAWNLLYLRRGLGRPLAVDPYWLAFLRAQGEIAPEDLALLQVVEDEEDLRRFLRSL; the protein is encoded by the coding sequence ATGCGCCTTCTTGCCGTTTTTGTCTCCTCCCGCCTCTCCCCAGCCGACCCCCTCTACCCCAGGCTGGTCCGCTACGGGGAGGTCCTGGCCGAGGAGGGGTTTGGCCTGGCCTGCGGCGGGTACAAGGGGGGGATGGAGGCCCTGGCCCGGGGGGTGAAGGCCAAGGGCGGGGTGGTGGTGGGGGTTACCGCCCCAGCCCTCTTCCCCGACCGCACGGGCCCCAACCCCCACGTGGACCTGGAGCTCCCGGCGGCCACCTTGCCCGAGCGCATCGGGCGGCTTCTGGACCTGGGGGCGGGGTACCTGGCCCTGCCCGGGGGGGTGGGCACCCTGGCGGAGCTCACCCTGGCCTGGAACCTCCTCTACCTGCGGCGGGGCCTGGGGCGGCCCCTGGCCGTGGACCCCTACTGGCTGGCCTTCCTCCGGGCCCAGGGGGAGATCGCCCCCGAGGACCTGGCCCTCCTCCAGGTGGTGGAGGACGAGGAGGACCTGCGCCGCTTCCTGCGAAGCCTATGA